DNA from Elaeis guineensis isolate ETL-2024a chromosome 2, EG11, whole genome shotgun sequence:
CGAATACACAGGACCTCATGTTGCATTTAGcccatatatttaattatttaattaaaattcaatatattttttttttgggggcaCAAAAGTCCAATAGATCCACGAATGACCgtgtcatagatcttagattaTATTTGATGCATTACTAGACAATCTTAATCTAAATTACTTGATAATTTAAATTACCTGTAATTTGGATAGattatcaataatattgattactgtatttCATACATGCAGGtaatattgcagtaaaattattaaaaatcttgattgacatatttgataagataatcaatTTACTGATAATGTAacgtcaaatttttaaaatatccttaaatcaaattattagtttagtattttaaattatttatttattttatttaatgataaaaattattatataaaaaattattattttttaatatttattattattattattattttcttccttctctttcttccgCATGCCACACCCCGACCCCCCACCCCCGACCGTCTGGCACCACCCTCGACTGTTGCACCTCCGGCACCGCCTTCTAGCCCTCCAACGAACTCGTATCCCACGCCCCCGCAGCTGTCTCCATCGCTGTCTTTGCCCACCAGCGCCGCCACCCTCACCCACTCCACCGGAGGCCGTGCCGGTAGAAGAAGGCAACGAGGGTCAGGAAAGAGATGACAATGCGGTCCAATTTCGAAAGCTGGACCAGCTGGTATAAGGGGATCGCGATGGCAGAGGGTGGAAGATGGACGAAGAGGGAGGTGGCAGCAGGAAGGACGACAACGAGGGCTACGAAAGCAGTCCAACTGTCGGAGGAGAAGTGATCGAGAACGCAAAACAGTAGCGGGTGGTGTGGTCACGGGAGGAGGAGGGGGTTGGAGGGGAGGCATGGGTGAGCAATAGGTGGTGCAgtatggaaaggagagaggagaggaggacagctttatctaaaaattttattataaaattatcaaaataatgatAATTTGGATGTCCTTTCTTTTAGTAATcaagattatctcataaaatataaTCTGAAttgttaaaataatttaaattattaatttaaaaaaaatatattaaatataataatttaaataattatattaaattatcagtaatttgGATAGATCGTTTGTCAAATGcaatctcaaaaaataaaaataaaaatttaaaaagacaaTATATGTTCCTGGATTTTATTTATTTCCTCAAATTACAATAATTAGAATAATAAATGTATCACCTGCTAATTATTCAAGCCCACAGATATTTGAAAAGACCCATATGACAATAATGTGCCCAAAAGTAACTAGATGGCACAACTTTACATGGTTGTTCTGGCTATTAAATTAGTTGACAGATTCCAAGTTTGTGATGGTGGGCCATATAATTAGATCGCAATACTATACATTGGAATGACCTACAGCCGGATACCAGCACTTGCTTCACAAGCTTCTGACTAGCTGGACCAAATTGGTTCAGCTTTCATGCAATTTGACCCCACTCGACCCAATTCCAATGGTCAGAATAGCTCGATTCCACACCTGACCTGGCCCACTGCACCCAACCCACACAAAGAATAGTCCTCACTCTTCCATCTTTGTCATTCTTTAATCTTGAAATCTTTCTtattaccccaaaaaaaaaagtcttTCTGCTTTCGCTATGCCGtatttttgatgatatgattttgtaattaaaaTTGGAAAAAGACCAACAATAAATAGTCTAGTGGTTGGAATTTTACTGTTAAACCTTGGAGATATTTTCTTCGCATCTgctacagattttttttttttaatcataactATAAGGTGACTGATGATGGCGCTCTTatagctgttttttttttttttttttttttggtaatactCATGTAGCTGCTTTCAAAAACCAGTAAAATAGCAGTCCACAGAAAGTCGAGAAAAAAAAGCCGAGCACCTACCCAATAGCCCAAGTCCAACAAGGAGAGCATTTTGTTGTCTTGCAAATTAATTTCAATCAACGTGGTTTCACTTTCTAATGTCTCCATCCTTatgttataaaaaattatattgtacACCACATTCATCGCATAGCAATGTACCATGTGAATTATTAATGCTCATTCATGTGAACTTTATTCATCAAGCTCTTATCTTGATGCATTGTTACACAAACAAGCACTTATGATGAACGTGTTCAAATTGTATCTTTCGTATGAaaagataattaatttttttttataaaatcaatcgTTGAACTGTATCTTAtattgatttcaaaatatttcaatctctttttCTATCTTCCTAGATCTTGAAGTGACTATTGCATGATCCAATAGTTGATGTCGTGAAAAAAAATGAATCGTTCTTttgcataaaaaatttattatatggtATATATAAattgtaggatataatttttttagtttcATGCCCTCCTTTCTTAACTTACTTCCCAAGGGAAATGAAAGACCAAACTTATTATACTTAATCAAATGCCACTTCTTCTCCATTTCTACTCCCTCAATAATAAATACCTTCTAAGttctaatattatttatatatcaacCAGGGCGGCCAAATAAACTAAACTAATACCCAGGTGGTAATAGCCAACCAAGTAGAAGAGCCCCATTCCCCTGCTTATATGCCCACCCCACCAAACCAAAAGAACCCAAAGAAACAGTTAAgaggaagggagaaagaagtagaGACCACCCTTCTCATGGACCTTAGAAGAAGGTCCAAATCCGTACCTACGCCGCCGAAACGCCACCACAAGCCGGAGGTTCTTCTCGGCCGGTACGAGCTCGGCCGCCTCCTCGGCCGCGGTACCTTCGCCAAGGTGTACTACGCCCGCTCCCTCGCCGACGGCTCCGGCGTCGCCGTCAAGGTCCTCGACAAGCCCGAAATCATCGAGACCGGCATGGCCCCACGGGTCCTCCGCGAAGTCTCCGCCATGCGCCGCCTCTCTCATCCGAATATCCTCAAGCTCCACGAGGTCATGGCGACCAAGTCCAAGATATACCTGGTCATGGAGCACGCCGCCGGCGGCGACCTCCTCTCCCTCCTGGCCCGCCGGGGCCGCCTCGCCGAGCCCGTTGCCCGCCGCTACTTCCAGCAGCTCGTGGCCGCCCTGCGCTACTGCCACGCCCGCGGCATCGCCCACCGCGACGTCAAGCCGCAGAACCTCCTCCTCGACCGCCACGGCAACCTCAAGGTCTCCGACTTCGGCCTCTCCGCCCTCCCCGACCAGCTCGGAGACGACGGCCGCCTCCGCACCGCCTGCGGCACCCCGGCCTACACCGCGCCGGAGATCGTCCGGCGGAAGGGCTACGACGGCGCCAAGGCCGACGCGTGGTCGTGCGGCGTCATCCTCTTCGTGCTGCTCGCGGGGTCGCTGCCGTTCGACGACGCCAACATCGCGGTCATGTACAAAAAGATCCAGAAGCGGGAGTACGAGTTCCCGCCGTGGATCTCCGGGTCGGCACGGCGGCTGGTGGCGAGGCTGCTGGATCCGAACCCGGAGACGAGGATGACGATCGAGGCTCTGGCGGATCACCCTTGGTTCAAGAGATCGCTCAGTCTGGACTCCCAGCTGAGCCTGATGGACCTGCCACCCAGCGCTGGCGCCGGCGCCGCTACGGCCATGAACGCTTTCGACATAATATCGCTGTCGTCGGGACTGGATTTGTCGGGCTTGTTCGACGAcgggaagaagagggagaagcGGTTCACGTCGACGGCGTCGGTGGAGACGATCATGCGAAGGATCGAGGAGATTGGTGCAAAATTGGGGTacttggtggagaggaggaaggGAGGGGCAGTGGGGTTGGGGAGGTGGGGGTCGGTGGTGTTGGTGGTGGAGGTGTCGGAAGTGGTGTCGCCGCTGCTTCTGGTGGAGGTGAGGGTGGACGACGGCAGCGCAGGTGACACAGAGGAATTTGGTTGGGGAGAATTGAAGGCAGAGCTTGGGGACATTGTTTTTGCTTGGCATAGTAAGGAGGATTCATGAGGGTAGAAGGGGACTCCAAATTGGCTGTAATATTAGTGTAGATATTGTGTTTGCTAGAATACAGAGGAAATGTTGGGTTTGATGCACTAgaattttctttctttgtttttcttttgttttttttttttttttttggtttgttttgCTATTTGTGGTCATGGGATAGATGATGGATTGGGATTGAGCATTAGTTCCTTGCCAATTGGAGAGGTCTCAAAGTCAGCAATTAGGTATGGGAAAGAGAATACTGGTGGGGAAATGAGTCTCAAGTGTCAGAACAGTCCAAAGCTCCAGTGTATCTGTTGACATCCGCGCAGGCGTAGAAACTTATGCAAACGAAAACTGGATTTGTTTCATGCTGTTTCTttgcaaaataataataataataatcactcCCCATGTTTATATGTAAAAAGGCTTGTGCTCCTCTTATTTTGTTTAAAACcaagtatcttttttttttttccccttcttagGATGAATTCGatagctcaattttttttttttttttcactttggcaagaaataataaaataataaatgtaaTCCTTGATTATCTTATATAGTCATCTTCAGTGGCATGCTTGAAATTTTATCtgaatataaattttaacttAGAAAAGAAATTTTCCAGCCTTCTTGCCTCCCTTTCTTTCATCTCCCCtgatctctccctcttttttctttttctgtctcATCTTGGGTTCAAGTTAAGTTCTCAAGTTCGGACCAAGTAGGTGGTTTCAGGTTTGTTTAGATCCTAAGACAATCTATGGACGGATTTAGTCATATCATTCATCCTTCAATCCAATAAATCGATTCAACTGCTAAATTCTATAAATATCTTTGCCATAACGTGTGAAGGATGTTAGGAGAGAAAATGTTGGATAAACTTCTTTGGGTATTGAAtcgaaattcttaattttttagaCAAGCCGGAATTTTGAATTGTTGAAACGCAGTCTAGCCTCGTATGTACTGGCCTTCAATGGTGTCGTTCTGGGTTCGAACgcaaaaaatagttttttttttttgttctagaAAAGCCTGCGGAATTTTTAGATGAGTAAACCCAATGTCTAAATATGCTAGTCCGTACTCACCTCCATCACCGAGTGCAGCGCTATGTGTACCACCCTAATGAAGTCATTATTAAGTAGCATGTGTTGACTTCCATTGCCATGAGCTAAAATTTATGGTGGAATGAAAGAAAGCTGGCAGCCACTACAAATGGGACGGCGTTATAAATTTTAAGAATAGGAGTCTATTTTCCAGGGGAGCGCAATGTTTAGCAGTTTCATGATGCCACGCTACTTATTTAAATAAATCTCACCAGATTGAAATTTGCTTAATGGGACGAGGAAAATGTACAAACCTTTGGAGAAAATTTGTCTCTAGACttcttaaaattagaaaattagcTGGCCGGCACCTCCTCTTCACTTGAAACCAGAGAGGATTTAGATTATGACATTCCTCTCACCTCttaactattaaaaaaaaattaaaatattaattattggGACCGTAGATTCATGATTCGATACGTCGGACATTGTCtgttttaattcataaattttataatttaattttttaaaaaatattttatataaaaaatataattttttatataaattaatattttttaatttaaataatatggaACTAATAATATCTTCTCCTACATCATGATCTTtcgaaaattttataattataaaaataattttttattgacaCATCGTTATtgtgatcaaaaatttatatctcAAGATATTATtcattttaatctataaattttataattttattttaaaaaaaatattttatataaaaaaataatatacaaactaaatttttttttaaggttaATGATATTTTCTTTTCTATATCAAGATGCAAGTCACCCTGTGGTCTCTCTTCTCACATTTTGGAAACAGTTTTCATTTGAACACCATTAATGCTCTTGACCACCAAATTGGTCTCGTTCATTTCCCAAAAGAAGAATCCATGGTCTCCAAGTCATGGGTTTGGAAACCATCTAACATCACCTCAGAGAAACGGAAACATGAGGTCACATCCCAACAAGATATGGGCCGTCACGTCTCCAAGGGCCGCACGGTGATATCACGCTCCATCATGTGAGCGGATAGCAACACAGCATATCCTTCGTCACGTGATCTACGCCCCACAAATCAAATACGCAATTGGGGGACAGCACTTCTTGTTCTTATTCGTAACTCGCAAGTAGAAGGGATGGAGGGACCTGGTGGATGAACACGACCGCAACTGATGTTGAAATAtaggaggagagaaagggagctgCAATTAAAAGGAGTAAAATGATGCATATTCTCGGCGTTTAAATTTTGATAGATGGAGAGGGCTTAACCT
Protein-coding regions in this window:
- the LOC105055756 gene encoding CBL-interacting protein kinase 7; this translates as MPTPPNQKNPKKQLRGREKEVETTLLMDLRRRSKSVPTPPKRHHKPEVLLGRYELGRLLGRGTFAKVYYARSLADGSGVAVKVLDKPEIIETGMAPRVLREVSAMRRLSHPNILKLHEVMATKSKIYLVMEHAAGGDLLSLLARRGRLAEPVARRYFQQLVAALRYCHARGIAHRDVKPQNLLLDRHGNLKVSDFGLSALPDQLGDDGRLRTACGTPAYTAPEIVRRKGYDGAKADAWSCGVILFVLLAGSLPFDDANIAVMYKKIQKREYEFPPWISGSARRLVARLLDPNPETRMTIEALADHPWFKRSLSLDSQLSLMDLPPSAGAGAATAMNAFDIISLSSGLDLSGLFDDGKKREKRFTSTASVETIMRRIEEIGAKLGYLVERRKGGAVGLGRWGSVVLVVEVSEVVSPLLLVEVRVDDGSAGDTEEFGWGELKAELGDIVFAWHSKEDS